In the Merismopedia glauca CCAP 1448/3 genome, one interval contains:
- the psb30 gene encoding photosystem II reaction center protein Ycf12/Psb30 codes for MPLGSFRDAVVERSPKSNISIDRGGKMELIGGMFSFLDGIFSFFNNINFETIAQLTMLAMIVIAGPAIVFLLAASRGNL; via the coding sequence ATGCCACTAGGATCTTTTCGAGATGCGGTGGTTGAGCGATCGCCTAAATCAAATATTTCAATCGATCGGGGAGGAAAAATGGAACTTATAGGTGGAATGTTTAGTTTTCTAGACGGCATTTTTAGTTTTTTCAACAACATTAACTTTGAAACCATTGCTCAATTAACCATGTTGGCAATGATTGTGATAGCTGGTCCAGCTATTGTCTTTTTATTAGCAGCTAGTCGCGGAAATCTGTAG